The Niastella koreensis GR20-10 genome includes a window with the following:
- a CDS encoding zinc-dependent metalloprotease codes for MARFFIIVMVVLIANGVMAQQIKKAASAPAADTVVKAIVDPYKAIVTAKTTTKKGLFYIHKNDDKYYFEIPDSLLGRELLLTTWLVKVPGGSPKFGGEVMNTRTISFDKGHNNKIALKVVATVNQCDSVNTISTAIRNANVDPIAVLFDVKARGMNGHSSVIEVTDLLQKENSFTIPSEEVKRNLSLGAMATDRSFVKSVAAYPINLEIKMTRTYSASGAAPKAASGRPAAAPLEAARIGGAVTLEMSTSILLMPSKPMQPRRFDARVGYFADAYYNDYSDAQQKVNTKICIVRYRLEPKPEDLERYKRGELVEPAAPIVYYVDPATPKQWRPYIIAGINDWNEAFKAAGFKNAIIGKEWPENDTTMSLEDARYKVIRYFPSEVANAYGPHISDPRSGEVLQSYVGWYHNVMKLLHDWYMIQAGPNDPRARKMKFSDSLMGTLIRFVSSHEVGHTLGLRHNMGSSSLTSVEKLRDKKWVEVHGHTNSIMDYARFNYVAQPEDSIGEAGLMPRINDYDKWAIKWGYTYIGAENDEEDRKINTKWIVDSLNANPRLWFGGEGFNHDSRCQTEDVGDDNMKANTYGIRNLKYVMNHLAEWTKEDNDLYNNQLDLYRAVAGQYLRYALHVANNVAGVYETWKTYEQIGDVYTPFPKEKQKEAIAFLNREVFTTPEWLLNNSILNKIGSPTRMGSVGTVQGRVLDVIFSDRVFSSLLRTEQRFGKKNVYTMIELLDDVKNGIWSELKKQQPISIYRRNLQKNYVNSLFENIKEAEEGSHLFYLLMGGPKMEEELPVTTGSDVGSYLALHLEKLKGEIKTALPMIKDKDSQNHLRYILERIETGLNKRFK; via the coding sequence ATGGCGCGATTTTTCATCATAGTAATGGTTGTTTTGATTGCCAACGGTGTTATGGCGCAGCAAATTAAAAAGGCTGCGTCTGCTCCCGCGGCAGATACGGTGGTTAAAGCGATTGTTGATCCCTACAAGGCGATCGTAACGGCAAAGACAACTACTAAAAAAGGATTGTTCTATATTCATAAGAACGACGATAAATATTATTTCGAGATACCTGATTCCCTCCTGGGCCGTGAATTATTGCTGACCACCTGGCTGGTAAAAGTGCCCGGCGGCAGCCCCAAATTTGGCGGGGAGGTGATGAACACCAGAACGATCTCTTTTGACAAAGGTCACAATAACAAGATCGCGTTGAAAGTGGTGGCAACCGTTAATCAATGCGATTCGGTGAATACTATTTCTACCGCCATCAGGAATGCGAATGTAGATCCCATAGCTGTGCTCTTTGATGTAAAAGCCAGGGGCATGAACGGGCATTCCTCGGTGATAGAGGTGACCGATCTGTTGCAAAAAGAAAACTCTTTTACTATACCATCTGAAGAAGTAAAGCGAAATCTGTCATTAGGTGCAATGGCAACCGACCGAAGTTTTGTGAAAAGCGTGGCTGCCTATCCCATTAACCTGGAAATTAAGATGACCCGCACCTATTCCGCCTCGGGGGCTGCTCCGAAAGCCGCGTCAGGACGGCCGGCAGCTGCCCCGTTGGAGGCGGCCAGAATTGGCGGCGCTGTAACACTCGAAATGAGTACTTCTATTTTGCTCATGCCCTCAAAGCCCATGCAACCCCGCCGCTTCGATGCGCGGGTAGGTTATTTTGCAGATGCGTATTACAACGATTACAGCGATGCACAACAAAAAGTGAACACTAAAATTTGTATCGTTCGCTACCGCCTGGAACCTAAACCCGAAGACCTGGAGCGGTACAAACGCGGTGAATTGGTTGAGCCTGCAGCACCCATCGTTTATTATGTAGACCCCGCCACGCCCAAACAATGGCGGCCGTATATTATTGCGGGTATCAATGACTGGAACGAAGCATTCAAAGCAGCCGGTTTTAAAAATGCGATCATTGGAAAAGAATGGCCCGAGAACGACACCACCATGAGCCTGGAAGATGCCCGCTATAAAGTGATCCGGTATTTCCCGTCGGAAGTGGCCAATGCGTATGGGCCTCACATTAGCGACCCACGCAGCGGCGAAGTGTTGCAAAGCTATGTAGGCTGGTACCACAATGTAATGAAGTTGTTGCACGACTGGTACATGATCCAGGCTGGTCCCAACGATCCACGCGCCCGCAAAATGAAATTCAGCGATTCCCTCATGGGAACACTCATTCGATTTGTTTCGAGTCACGAAGTAGGGCATACGCTTGGGCTGCGCCATAACATGGGCAGCAGCAGCCTTACATCGGTTGAAAAACTGCGCGATAAAAAATGGGTGGAAGTACATGGCCATACCAATTCCATCATGGATTATGCCCGCTTTAACTATGTGGCGCAGCCTGAAGACAGTATTGGCGAAGCCGGTTTAATGCCCCGCATCAACGACTATGACAAGTGGGCCATTAAATGGGGGTATACCTATATCGGGGCCGAAAACGACGAAGAAGACCGCAAGATCAATACAAAATGGATTGTGGACAGCCTGAATGCCAACCCCCGTTTATGGTTTGGCGGGGAAGGGTTCAACCACGACTCCCGCTGCCAAACGGAAGATGTGGGCGATGATAATATGAAGGCGAATACCTACGGCATCCGCAACCTGAAGTATGTGATGAACCATTTGGCAGAGTGGACAAAAGAAGACAATGACCTGTACAACAACCAGCTCGATCTCTACCGCGCTGTAGCCGGTCAATACTTAAGATATGCTTTACATGTGGCCAATAACGTAGCCGGGGTTTATGAAACCTGGAAAACCTACGAACAAATTGGCGATGTGTACACGCCGTTCCCGAAAGAAAAACAAAAAGAAGCCATTGCCTTTTTAAACCGGGAGGTATTTACCACCCCGGAGTGGCTGCTGAACAACAGCATTCTTAATAAAATAGGCAGTCCAACCAGGATGGGGAGTGTAGGTACGGTTCAGGGAAGGGTGCTGGATGTAATATTTTCCGACCGGGTGTTTAGTTCTTTACTGAGAACGGAACAACGCTTTGGTAAAAAGAACGTATATACAATGATCGAGTTGCTCGATGATGTGAAGAATGGGATATGGAGCGAATTAAAGAAGCAACAGCCCATCAGTATCTACCGCCGCAACCTGCAGAAGAATTATGTAAACAGCTTGTTTGAAAATATAAAGGAGGCCGAAGAAGGTTCACACTTGTTTTACCTGCTCATGGGCGGTCCCAAAATGGAAGAAGAATTGCCGGTAACTACCGGTTCCGATGTAGGTTCTTATCTGGCCCTGCACCTGGAAAAATTAAAAGGGGAGATCAAAACAGCGCTCCCGATGATAAAAGATAAAGATTCTCAGAACCACTTGCGTTATATTTTAGAACGAATAGAAACCGGTTTGAATAAACGATTTAAATAA
- a CDS encoding PKD-like family lipoprotein: MSYKTIFIKRLLQLIGVCGALMATLAACKRDLGNYNYSAVNAITITTDTVNADRLMVINNDSLVVKQGDTLKVNVLLSQTKESGDLSFSWLVTQKNSSNGNPGLYVIGNTRQLTARVLLLPGLYNLVVKATDNTTGVSYYKIFSLNVSTSPWGNEGWLVLQQQANGSDLSVITTRDGATRGSIYNNVYFLANGHKLPFGTNKVNVLSYNSSVGSQKVSFFYPGGGLQVRSYDFSDSSTNDNWFVVNSAPNFQVNGVVSGGNYEYLINNNQLYNRVISSVTIKNPPVLFGAPYLGSWTLSPYVMLANSTAGYAYTLYDQTNKCFLLYSANANTLLPNIADVPNKHLAAFAGQASDLLPAASGFDMNNIGRNLEYAENVLPLPASNGCLYDCFFRNDGHDSTWLYQVPTLPTGYLNNNTSGRFYLNPSNVTGINTAQKFAVPTHVVTKDKFYYVTNDVVYTCTVQTGAASTSAAAGINFPAGTKIGVMKVFKSEYLSAPATESKVLVVTTDETASGGGNKVYFFSIDINGVLNPTPVQVYTGFDKIVDITFKKGLGQ; encoded by the coding sequence ATGAGCTATAAAACGATCTTTATAAAAAGGCTTTTACAACTGATTGGGGTGTGCGGCGCCCTGATGGCAACGCTGGCAGCCTGCAAAAGAGACCTGGGAAATTATAATTATTCGGCCGTGAATGCCATTACTATTACAACCGACACGGTCAATGCCGACCGGTTGATGGTCATTAATAACGATTCCCTGGTAGTAAAACAGGGCGATACCCTGAAAGTGAATGTGCTGTTGTCGCAAACAAAGGAATCAGGCGATCTTTCCTTTTCCTGGTTGGTAACACAAAAAAACAGCAGCAATGGAAATCCAGGCCTGTATGTTATTGGCAATACCAGGCAATTGACAGCCCGGGTGCTGCTGTTGCCGGGGTTGTACAACCTGGTGGTGAAGGCCACCGATAATACAACGGGGGTGTCGTACTATAAAATATTTTCTTTGAATGTATCCACCTCTCCCTGGGGGAATGAAGGATGGCTCGTGTTGCAGCAGCAGGCCAATGGCAGCGATCTTTCTGTGATCACCACCCGGGATGGGGCAACAAGAGGCTCCATTTACAACAACGTGTATTTCCTGGCCAATGGGCACAAATTACCTTTTGGTACCAATAAAGTGAACGTGCTCAGTTATAATTCGTCGGTAGGGTCACAGAAGGTCTCTTTCTTTTATCCCGGCGGCGGATTGCAGGTGCGGTCATACGATTTTTCCGATTCCAGCACCAACGACAATTGGTTTGTGGTTAACTCCGCACCCAACTTCCAGGTGAATGGCGTGGTGAGTGGCGGTAATTATGAATACCTGATCAACAACAACCAGTTATATAATCGTGTTATTTCCAGCGTTACCATTAAGAACCCGCCGGTATTATTCGGTGCGCCTTATCTCGGCAGCTGGACGCTGTCGCCCTATGTAATGCTTGCCAACAGTACCGCGGGTTATGCCTACACGCTGTACGATCAAACCAATAAATGCTTCCTGCTGTACAGCGCAAACGCCAATACCCTGTTACCCAATATAGCGGATGTGCCTAATAAGCACCTGGCGGCTTTTGCCGGGCAGGCTTCCGATCTGCTGCCGGCGGCCTCCGGGTTCGATATGAACAATATCGGCCGTAACCTGGAATATGCCGAGAACGTGTTGCCATTACCTGCCTCAAACGGCTGTTTATATGATTGCTTTTTCAGAAATGATGGCCACGATTCAACCTGGTTGTACCAGGTGCCCACGCTTCCAACAGGGTACCTGAACAACAATACGAGCGGCCGCTTTTACCTGAACCCTTCCAACGTAACAGGGATCAATACTGCTCAAAAGTTTGCGGTGCCTACCCATGTAGTGACCAAAGACAAATTTTATTATGTAACGAATGATGTTGTCTATACCTGTACTGTGCAAACAGGCGCAGCCTCCACGTCAGCTGCGGCCGGTATTAATTTTCCGGCAGGCACAAAGATCGGTGTCATGAAAGTGTTTAAGTCAGAATACCTGTCAGCTCCGGCAACGGAAAGTAAAGTGCTGGTTGTAACAACCGATGAAACAGCCAGTGGCGGCGGTAACAAGGTATATTTTTTCAGCATCGATATAAACGGTGTATTAAACCCCACACCCGTCCAGGTATATACCGGGTTTGATAAAATTGTTGACATTACGTTTAAAAAAGGTTTAGGTCAGTGA
- a CDS encoding RagB/SusD family nutrient uptake outer membrane protein, translated as MAINNKYFKPLIVPAALVMMGWLSGCKKFLDVPPKDKVSQTTLLSTEQGFKDALTGVYLTMDKNSTNGLGNGLYTNDLTMGMVSTLGFEYDNANNTGILGESLFSNAVYYYYTQTRVNTEIAAIWGGLYNNIANLNNLLSQIEEKKDIFTGDSYNRVKGEAIALRALFHFDLARLFGQPPVTGMNEKAIPYITQYKVNPTQFATLQEALGGCINDLNTAKDLLAQTDTSAVLKATEDPFTSYTQNHLNYWAVQALLARVYLYKGDLDNAEKYARSVIGANKFPLITSNVAAAGNVVRDRTFSQELLFALYSGNIKSYNLNLFNLSSGAGTPLQLTTRRNTIYVAGSGSAADYRYTSWFDNSLAGLLVPSKFFQDANLPYLLQNIMPLIRVSEMYYIAAECANRKNDLTTSVVYLNQVRQARGLNALNASGINTADSVSNEIMREYQKEFIQEGQTFYYYKRLNKDLRQATGTTAPDVTGAYVLPVPDKEKEYNNP; from the coding sequence ATGGCTATCAATAATAAATATTTTAAACCACTGATCGTTCCGGCAGCGCTGGTAATGATGGGATGGTTGAGTGGCTGTAAAAAATTCCTCGATGTTCCGCCGAAGGACAAAGTATCCCAAACAACCTTGTTAAGCACGGAGCAGGGCTTTAAAGACGCCCTCACCGGGGTATACCTTACAATGGACAAAAATTCTACCAATGGCCTTGGGAACGGTTTGTATACCAATGACCTTACCATGGGAATGGTGTCTACCCTGGGCTTTGAGTACGACAATGCCAATAATACCGGTATATTAGGGGAAAGCCTGTTTAGTAATGCCGTTTATTACTATTATACACAAACCAGGGTAAATACTGAAATAGCTGCCATTTGGGGTGGTTTGTATAACAACATCGCCAACCTGAATAATTTGCTGTCGCAAATAGAGGAGAAAAAAGACATCTTTACCGGTGATAGTTACAACCGGGTAAAAGGGGAAGCCATAGCATTGCGGGCCCTGTTCCATTTCGACCTGGCCCGGTTATTTGGCCAGCCGCCTGTTACCGGCATGAATGAAAAGGCCATCCCTTATATTACACAATACAAAGTTAACCCAACACAATTTGCCACGCTGCAGGAGGCGCTCGGGGGCTGTATAAACGATTTGAACACCGCCAAAGACCTGCTGGCGCAAACGGATACCTCAGCCGTGTTGAAAGCAACGGAAGACCCGTTTACCTCCTATACGCAGAATCACCTGAACTATTGGGCGGTGCAGGCATTGCTGGCAAGGGTGTATTTATATAAAGGCGACCTGGACAATGCAGAAAAATATGCGCGCTCAGTAATAGGCGCTAATAAATTCCCCCTCATCACTTCCAATGTTGCGGCAGCGGGTAATGTTGTAAGGGACCGCACCTTTTCGCAGGAATTGCTGTTCGCCCTGTATTCAGGTAACATAAAATCTTACAACCTGAACCTGTTTAACCTGTCGAGTGGCGCGGGTACGCCGCTTCAGTTAACCACCCGAAGAAATACCATTTACGTAGCAGGCAGCGGCAGCGCTGCTGACTACCGTTATACTTCCTGGTTCGATAATAGCCTGGCTGGTTTGCTGGTGCCATCAAAATTTTTCCAGGACGCCAACCTGCCGTATCTCTTACAGAACATCATGCCATTAATAAGGGTTTCTGAAATGTATTACATCGCGGCAGAATGCGCAAATAGAAAGAACGACTTAACAACCAGTGTGGTGTACCTGAACCAGGTACGGCAGGCAAGGGGCCTGAATGCCCTGAATGCAAGCGGTATCAATACTGCCGACAGCGTATCGAACGAGATCATGCGGGAATACCAGAAAGAGTTCATCCAGGAAGGACAGACCTTTTATTACTATAAACGGTTGAACAAGGACCTGAGGCAGGCCACCGGTACAACCGCCCCGGATGTTACCGGCGCTTATGTATTACCGGTTCCTGATAAAGAAAAGGAATACAACAATCCGTAA
- a CDS encoding zinc-dependent metalloprotease: MRLNKLLGSVLLATGLSPVLAQDSAAVKKAEPAKVKTYAEIINAKTISRQGMFTVHRQEDKYFFEIPDSLLNREILFTTRLVKVPTGSPRFGGELVNSIIVSFEKAADNKLYMRVPTMVAVADSSDAIAKAVHNASVNPIIMVMDVKARGKDNKSSLIEVTDFILKDNNITGFSNEAKKGMFLGGGSAADRSFIVSVNPCQQNIEIRTVKTFSSGGGMMAGGADGETRSDGPGVVSASVGLTFELSTAMMLLPETPMAARYADPRVGYYTENYRVFSDGQQKVEERNFIVRQRLEPKPADLDRYKRGELVEPATPIVYYVDPATPKQWVPYIIAGVNDWNEAFKAAGFKNAIMAKEWPGKDSTMSLEDARYKVIRYFPSEQPFAYAPRVYDPRSGEIVQSYIGWSHNKLQSLHDWYFVQAAATDPRARSVKFSDELMGSLVRAEISRQVGASLGLRANLAGSNAMPVEKLRDNKWVEANGFSASIMDFIHYNYVAQPGDHISPKGLVPQIGEYDKWAIKYGYSYTGINDFEAEKKQVQQWLLNAKSNGNNLQFSAETSLLPNDPSDPRAQTEDLGNDPVKASEYGLKNLKMVMANLLTWTKEDMDMYDNAAAAYENICDWYGMLTRHVYSQLGGVSENLRSVEQPGDVYTLIPKPAQKQAIDFLQKEVFQTPTWLFEPNVLNKFRRPVRKEMIQRLQENALYYCVSSGHLYRMTMETMRFGKEKTYTVDEMLTDLNTGLWSELRTKPVEIGFNRRALQKALVDNLFQVLQAAAKAPEPNSTSPDLTNTDIPAVVRLHLDKIAQQCKAAIPFCTDAMTLAHLKYISEKISRALHPKN, from the coding sequence ATGAGGTTAAACAAATTGCTCGGTTCTGTATTGCTTGCAACAGGTTTATCGCCGGTTCTTGCACAGGATAGCGCTGCAGTAAAGAAAGCGGAACCAGCTAAAGTAAAAACATACGCCGAGATCATCAATGCCAAAACGATCAGCAGGCAGGGCATGTTCACCGTGCACCGGCAGGAGGATAAATACTTCTTTGAGATCCCCGACTCTTTACTGAACCGGGAAATTCTTTTCACTACCCGCCTGGTAAAAGTGCCAACGGGAAGTCCCCGTTTCGGTGGTGAACTGGTGAACAGCATCATTGTTTCCTTTGAAAAAGCTGCCGACAATAAATTGTATATGCGGGTGCCCACCATGGTAGCTGTGGCCGACTCCAGCGACGCCATTGCCAAAGCAGTGCACAATGCTTCGGTAAACCCCATCATAATGGTGATGGACGTAAAGGCCCGTGGTAAGGACAATAAAAGCTCGCTGATAGAGGTGACCGATTTTATTTTAAAAGACAATAACATAACCGGCTTCAGCAACGAGGCTAAAAAGGGCATGTTCCTGGGTGGCGGGTCTGCTGCCGACCGCTCCTTTATTGTTTCGGTAAATCCCTGCCAGCAGAACATAGAAATAAGAACAGTAAAAACATTCAGCTCAGGCGGCGGTATGATGGCCGGCGGCGCCGATGGCGAAACCAGGTCAGACGGACCAGGTGTAGTGTCGGCCAGCGTTGGGCTTACGTTTGAATTAAGCACGGCTATGATGCTGCTGCCCGAAACACCCATGGCTGCCCGTTATGCCGACCCGCGGGTGGGTTATTATACAGAAAACTACCGGGTATTTTCTGATGGCCAGCAAAAAGTGGAAGAACGGAATTTCATCGTTCGGCAACGCCTGGAACCAAAACCTGCTGACCTGGATAGATACAAAAGGGGCGAGCTGGTTGAACCCGCTACCCCAATTGTGTATTACGTTGACCCCGCAACGCCCAAACAATGGGTGCCTTATATTATTGCCGGTGTGAATGACTGGAATGAAGCGTTTAAAGCGGCCGGTTTCAAAAACGCTATCATGGCTAAAGAATGGCCGGGTAAAGACAGTACCATGAGCCTGGAAGATGCCCGGTATAAAGTGATCCGTTATTTTCCTTCCGAACAACCTTTCGCCTATGCGCCCCGGGTATATGACCCCCGCAGCGGCGAAATAGTACAAAGTTATATTGGCTGGTCGCACAATAAATTACAAAGCCTGCACGACTGGTATTTTGTACAGGCAGCAGCTACCGACCCCCGTGCCCGTAGTGTAAAATTCAGCGATGAATTGATGGGTTCCCTGGTGCGTGCTGAAATTAGCCGCCAGGTAGGTGCTTCATTAGGACTTAGGGCAAACCTGGCAGGCAGCAATGCCATGCCAGTTGAAAAACTCCGCGATAACAAATGGGTGGAAGCAAACGGGTTCTCCGCTTCCATTATGGACTTTATCCATTACAATTATGTAGCCCAGCCAGGCGACCATATTTCACCCAAAGGACTTGTTCCCCAAATTGGTGAATACGATAAATGGGCCATCAAATATGGATATTCCTACACCGGGATAAATGATTTTGAAGCAGAAAAAAAGCAGGTGCAGCAATGGTTGCTGAATGCAAAAAGCAACGGGAATAACCTGCAATTCAGTGCAGAAACAAGTCTTCTTCCCAATGATCCGTCAGACCCCCGGGCACAAACCGAAGACCTGGGCAATGATCCGGTAAAAGCCAGTGAGTACGGACTGAAGAACCTGAAGATGGTTATGGCTAACCTGTTAACCTGGACAAAAGAAGACATGGACATGTACGACAATGCCGCCGCCGCGTATGAAAATATCTGCGACTGGTATGGCATGCTTACCCGCCATGTATATTCACAATTGGGTGGAGTAAGTGAAAACCTGAGATCGGTTGAGCAGCCCGGTGATGTATATACCCTGATCCCTAAACCGGCACAAAAGCAGGCCATCGATTTTTTACAAAAAGAAGTGTTTCAAACCCCAACGTGGTTATTTGAGCCAAATGTATTGAATAAGTTCCGCCGGCCGGTAAGAAAGGAAATGATCCAGCGATTGCAGGAGAATGCCCTTTACTACTGTGTTAGCAGCGGTCACCTGTACCGGATGACGATGGAAACCATGCGGTTTGGAAAAGAAAAAACCTATACCGTAGATGAAATGCTCACCGACCTGAATACCGGGTTGTGGAGCGAACTGCGTACGAAACCAGTGGAAATAGGCTTCAATCGCCGGGCTTTGCAAAAAGCGTTGGTCGATAACCTGTTTCAGGTGTTGCAGGCGGCCGCCAAAGCGCCCGAGCCAAATTCCACTTCGCCGGATCTCACCAACACCGATATCCCGGCTGTAGTGCGTCTGCATCTCGATAAAATAGCACAACAATGTAAAGCGGCCATCCCATTTTGTACAGATGCGATGACGCTGGCACACCTGAAATACATTTCAGAAAAGATCAGTCGTGCGCTGCATCCTAAAAATTAA
- a CDS encoding DUF4843 domain-containing protein codes for MTKLIIVITALAGSWLYTACSPKKPALFEQKNGIYFGTASDSLTYSFAKYPKRTVDTLRIPVKVLGDPPSTDKTFNIETATDAGLTAKEGVHFKLLNPYTIPAGRVAAVVPVVIYRTPDMDTTVFPFKLQLQASADFETHMVTKSAYLVKLSYLQKPANWGTVGGSDWAGYTTNFGTWTRTKYKLILDALYDPVNDTTVTEFPYQRTGFPPTATLYLQIVRNYIRINYPGNFSTPTLGVGATLRDPDVKLSDGTNPVIQVGPSNY; via the coding sequence ATGACAAAGCTAATTATTGTAATAACGGCGTTGGCGGGTAGCTGGTTGTACACCGCCTGTTCGCCCAAAAAACCGGCGCTTTTTGAACAGAAGAATGGCATTTATTTCGGGACTGCTTCCGATTCGCTGACCTACTCTTTTGCCAAATACCCAAAACGAACGGTAGATACCTTACGGATCCCGGTAAAAGTATTGGGCGATCCGCCCTCAACCGACAAAACATTCAACATTGAAACAGCAACAGATGCCGGCCTCACGGCCAAAGAAGGCGTTCACTTTAAATTACTGAATCCTTACACTATACCTGCCGGCCGGGTGGCTGCAGTGGTTCCTGTTGTTATTTACCGTACGCCAGATATGGATACCACGGTATTTCCCTTTAAGCTGCAGCTGCAGGCCAGTGCAGATTTTGAAACACATATGGTTACAAAATCAGCTTACCTGGTTAAACTGAGTTATTTGCAAAAACCTGCCAACTGGGGTACGGTAGGCGGAAGCGACTGGGCTGGCTATACTACCAATTTTGGTACCTGGACCCGCACCAAATACAAGCTCATTCTCGATGCCCTGTACGATCCCGTAAATGATACTACAGTGACCGAATTTCCTTACCAGCGCACCGGGTTTCCACCCACTGCCACCTTATACTTGCAGATCGTAAGAAATTATATCAGGATAAATTACCCGGGTAACTTTTCAACCCCCACGCTGGGCGTTGGCGCAACACTGCGTGATCCGGATGTTAAACTGTCCGACGGCACCAACCCGGTGATCCAGGTAGGACCTTCCAATTATTAA